The window CGGACTACGAGCTGGTGCTGATGTCGTACCCGAGCCCGGGCAGCCCGGACGTCGAGGACAACCCGAACTTCCCCGGCTGGTACGCGGGCGGCTGCCTGCTCTACCTGGCCGACGCCGCGTTCGCCCGGAACAAGGCGGTGCCGATGTTCGAGTCGGCGCTGCGGGCGGCGGCGACCAACACGGGCACCCGCTACCTGGACGCCAGCCGCCTCTTCCACGGCCACGAGGTGTGCACCGACAGCACCTCCGTACGCGGCCTGTTCATCGAGATCGGCGTCTGGGACGAGAACGCGGCCCGGCAGTCGTTCCACCCGAACAAGCGGGGACACGGCATGTTCGCCCAGTGCGTCACCCAGTTCGTCAACTCCGGGCGGCAGCGGGCGACCTGCGTGGACCCGGCCAGCACCGGCAACGGCGTGCTCTACGACGGGCTCTTCGAGTTCAAGCAGCTGCGCAACGCAGCCACGGGCACCTGCGTCGACGGCAAGGGCTACGACTCGCGCAACGGCACCCCCCAGCAGTCGTACGGCTGTCACGGCGGGCGCAACCAGGGCTTCTGGTACGACCCGACCCGCCAGTCGCTGCACTCGGAGCTCTCCCACGACCGCTGCCTGGACGTCTCGGGCGGATCGCTGAGCGCCGGCACGGCGGTGAACATCCACGACTGCCACGGCGGCGCCAACCAGAAGTTCGTGCTGGCCGGCAACCAGATCCGGACGGCCGGCAACGCCAACCTCTGCCTGGCGTTCGACAACCCGCTGCTGGGCACCCCCCGGCTGCGCCTGGCCGCCTGCTCCACCAGCAGCCGCCAGCAGTGGTCCTTCGAGTCCCGCAACTTCGCCAACCCGGTCGGCTACGGGCACGACGACTTCATC is drawn from Micromonospora sp. NBC_01740 and contains these coding sequences:
- a CDS encoding ricin-type beta-trefoil lectin domain protein — translated: MLGSSARRERATRRRALTVVAAAALVLPMLAGTASPATAADRPAVQPLPANLETIRAAEATALYGTPAVRPIEQRRTALITMGDSEISGEGVGNYVPGTHEPGNWCDRSYDQAVFRTGLTADEKYNIACSGATPWNLIRGGPTQHNELNQGDHLAVKARNTHIKLIWVVVGANGDGTIQFGPVATDCAVRRVLLQGACHPTYTDQWSVRTDGSRRAVEDALTDIRQTMTGAGYLRSDYELVLMSYPSPGSPDVEDNPNFPGWYAGGCLLYLADAAFARNKAVPMFESALRAAATNTGTRYLDASRLFHGHEVCTDSTSVRGLFIEIGVWDENAARQSFHPNKRGHGMFAQCVTQFVNSGRQRATCVDPASTGNGVLYDGLFEFKQLRNAATGTCVDGKGYDSRNGTPQQSYGCHGGRNQGFWYDPTRQSLHSELSHDRCLDVSGGSLSAGTAVNIHDCHGGANQKFVLAGNQIRTAGNANLCLAFDNPLLGTPRLRLAACSTSSRQQWSFESRNFANPVGYGHDDFIGSRVY